Genomic window (Gadus chalcogrammus isolate NIFS_2021 chromosome 3, NIFS_Gcha_1.0, whole genome shotgun sequence):
TTTCAGCGTGGGAGATTTGAACTCTGTGTGTGGCTCCGCTACGAAGTTATCGGCAAAAGTCTGTTTTTGCAGGTAAGATTTTGACTTCACCATGTCCATTTCGCAATGAATACCTTCTTACCCCTTCGTGACTCAAAAAGTaatgttgcatatttgtaaacgtTAGTTTGTGCTCTAAAAATAGATATATTGCATGGCATAGTTGCATTGAAGGGCATTACGTAATACTGTGTAATGTGCCAGGAGGTCATCGGGGGACAGTTGAGACACATCGTCTCAACTGTACCCGACCTAGAACTCCGTTGCGTTACATGTGAAGCGCTTGCCCGTTTATGACAACAGGGTTTGAATCACAATTAGATTCAattgttgttattatatttGTTATAAGTTATTTGTTATAAGTTATTTGTTTAACTTTAacttttttaatattatatgaTGACATTGATGAGttgaaaaaattaataaatgtagCCTAGGCTAAGCTTAAAAAGTGGATGTTTGTTGTTTGCTTTACCCTGCTATTAATAGATGGTGTGATGTAAATGACATTGATTATAGACTTATGGGTTGTAGTCTATGGTATTTTAACCTAATACATTAgaaaaacacatgaacacataattATTTCAATGATTTAAATACAAAGACAAAGACTGCAAAGACTGGCATGTCACATTTCCATTGTTTTCAATGGAGTCTCAACTGTACCCGCGACTGTCTCAACTGTACCCTACCATTTTTCAGCGAGGGTACAGTTGAGACAAAAGTgcactttttttatttgattgattgtATAAAAATTAGACACCTTCAAGATATAAATCCTTGGTTATATTttggcacacactctgaaaATATGTTAAGTCTAAAATAATTTCTTTTTTGGTGTCTTTTAATAGTCTAATTTGTGTGAGGAAGCTGGTAAAAGTAAACGTGTATCCAACTGTACTCAGTCTACCCCCTCGGACATCTCTGGTAGTATAGTTCCACAACAGgtagtagtgggggttatctcagccagagtcctgcatGGGTTTGTTTACCCGATGGGTGTCCCGTACAATTTGGATGAAATGGATAAAAAATTATGTAGCCTCCTGTGTCGGACTCAGGTGTGGGTCGGGTCGGACCTCTGAACAGCGCGGGTCCGTCGCAGGTTTTGCGATTGCGAGAGTTATTCACGAACGAACGAAGGAGTCTACTAAAACTGtccacagtggatgatgtgctttttgGGCACAGCAATCTGAAGCACCACGCCAAATACCAGATAGTTTCATTCCCCTGCGTTCCATCTAATGTGTCAAATTTTCCTTCGGGTGCGGGTCGAGCGGACTCGGTTACAATTTGTGGTGGGTCTGGTCGGGTGCGGAATGTAATTCGCGGGTAAGGGCGGGTAAGGGTTTGCAAAATaagccatggtggagaaggaattgggggaagaaacattggctttgactctctgaagtccagattgaaccggGACTTCAGATTGATGACAATGACATAATTGCTTTAGGTTTCTAGGATTTTAAGAGTTTAACAGAATGTATGACAATGTAGGCTAATTGGAGAGTGGACTGAAAGACAACAGGGAAGTGGGAAGGAGTTTCCTTTTTTTGTAAGGTGTTATGATTCAAGAATACCAACTATAATATTACGATATACATGTTTATTCACCAATCTTACAAAAAGGTCAGTGAAGAAAATATGATAATTTCCCTGCCAGACTTTGAATATCTCTGATGGAATCCTGTAAAATAAAATCATGGTGGACATAGCTCAGTCAGCAAACCGATGGATCAAACTGATCACACTGTTTTCTTGTGTATAAAGATTTGCATCAGCCTACTGTTTCCCAACCGGGGGTACGAGCACATCTGTAAGCAATTGGCTGCTTACCGTCGCTCCCCGGTTGTCTTTGTGTTAAAcaagccaatagcgcgccagggggaaaaagccagcttggtgattggcccACACAAAATCGTATCgaaactagaaagaaatgtattgctcttctccagacccttctgcagggtgACCACAAATCgacggcagaatgggcggggctacccagtctaatattgctcctctccagaccctgctgcagagcgaattcaaatcgccggcagaacgggctAGAGGTACCCAGTCTAGGAAATTCCAAGATGATAAGTAACTATTCCTCAGTCATTTCATAAGCCCGTCAATAAAATGATAATGCGCTATAACTAGTTTCCCCAGGGAGACAATAATATGCTGTGGCACAGCCGCGCCCAAATCACATAATCATGTGATTTCTGGCTGCTTACCTGCAGCCAGAAAAATATGGAGGAATGGTTGAAATGTCCACTTGCTCTGGATTCAGGTGAGGGTTCAGAGGAGCCGGCCGAGAAACGCAAGAAAGAGGCCAAACTTTAACCTAGGCAGTACAGTGAAAACTATGTTTATATCGATTCACTTATACTTCTGCGGAACCACCGCAGCCTCAGTGCTTCTTGTTTAGAGTGGACATTTCTGTTAAAATGGGACTTATTTAAAGGATCTCCAGTTTTTGTGGTTGATGCTACGAGAGTTATATAGAAAGGCAGGTTGATCGTTTTGAtttcgtttttatttatttgtttatattacttttttattttcaaggcaacatattatttatttttattattcatttgaGTAAAATTAAGAAAATGCCAGAGAATTACATGTTCAAGTTAAGGAGATGAAATAAAATGATTTTCCATTCAATAATCAGTTGTGTTATTTTCTACTTTTGAAGAATGATCAACATGTATGAGTGAGGGGGTGCGCATGGTATGACAAAAAGGCTAAGGGGGTACACAAGaataaaaaggttgagaaccactggctTGCAGTCAATGCTGCAgatgaacacaacacaacaataacCCACACACCCAGTGTCAATTCCGAGAAAACATTCCCTTCAGTGTGTCATCAATGCTCACAGAGCAAGGAGAACCTGTTTAGGAACTTTGTCTCCTCAAGATCCATAGATGGCCTGAACGCATCCTCAAACCTGAAATATGTAAGCTGAATTTTCCTGTTTCTACCGCAGACGGCATTCCTTGTATTACGCTTCAgtctaaagcgacttacagaAAGTGCATTTAACAGTCAAGATGTATGCCAAAAAGTGTTAGAATCATTTAAGTGCATACAAATTCAAAGAATAAGCAAATCATCAGATTTAAAGTGCTTTTCAGTAATAAAAGTTATGATTATGTTAACCAGTGTGAATTAAAACTCCCCAATATGCAACCAATGTGTCTTTGTAAACCTGGACAATTCAATCAACAGTTGACACAGACCATCGAATTTATGCCACTTAATATGAAGGGCTACATAGATAAACATTATTGCTATAATGATTTAGAAGGAATCGCATACTGTTCCAGTAAGTGTCTTGCTGCTGAGGTCTATGACAGTCACctttaaatgcgtttatgtacaTGCACAACATTTTGGCAGTTGGGACAGCGATGTTCCACATCCTTACAGCTATCACAACAGAACGGGATCAAGCAGAGTGGCCATATTCTAAAAAGAAGCATAGAATCCAATTAATTAAAATGTGATTCAATTAATAATATTGTAAAAGTAAAAATACATGGATGTGAGGATGCATATCAAAATGGTTTGCTAAATGTGTGAAGGACTCACGGAAATATTGCTAGCACACCGCACAGAATCCATGTGAGTGCACCATTCTTGTAGGTGACACTAGTGACACAGGTGGCCTCGCAAAGGGCACATTTTGTCCGTACTGGTCTCCCCCCTGCCGCCGGCCCTACCACCACGACTATTTGGACCCAAGGAGAGACGCCCACGGTTAACAACATGCTCTGCCTCCTTCACATCAATTTTTTGTAGAAATAAAATAACCTCAAAATAAAATCATCTCATTAATAAGGTAGCCTATTTAGGccttatatgcttttttttttattgtgtgtatgAAAGTAGTTACCATTTTTTAATTCAGGGCCCCTTGGTTGACCTTAGAATCAAATCAGAAAACAAGGTTAATGGATTGGCTGAAATATCAATGTACACACCTCGTCAATAATACACCATTAAAATGACATTGTGTTTTCCTTGTGTTACCTTGAAGGTTCCCTGAATCGATGCAGATGTTTGTATGCTGGACAAcaggctgctgcggctgctgaaCTGAGAAGTAGTACAGAAACTTTAAAAATACAAGAAGAAAGATCTGTAACATGATTTTCTTCAATATTCAATTTTCCAAAAAAAGCAGGAAGCTTTCatttaattttgtgtgtgttactatGAGTTGAAAGTTTAGTGACCTGGGCTTATGAAATTTGTGGTAGCTTTGTGCTCGGCCTGATTAAGGCACAGCTAAATTGCTTACCtgctgttgtgtttgttttgtaacCAATGTTTTAAAACCAATGAAGCATTGTACTATAACTATAACCCACAATATCGACTTTCACCTCATCCATATTAAACCCGATAACTTAGAACTCTATAACTTTTATCGGAcactttttccaaaataaaGTAACATAAAATCCTCAATGTACAGTCCCTTACACCTCGTTTATTACACCTTGTGATAAACcattatattgatattattttctttgtgttGGCCTGAAAGTGATTTAGGACTTACCAGGGGCGGCATTGACCTGTACTGTTGTATTTTGAGCAACAGCTGGCTGCGGCTGAACTGAGAAGTATTACAAAAAGTACAAAATCAAGATGAAAAAGAGACAGCTTTTtccaaaggaaaaagaaaaagcttaaaCTAGCCGCTAAAAATCAATTTATAGTCATAAACATCTCATCAATATGGAGCCTGTATCTGATCCATGTAATTTCCTTGacaacatgttttaaaagtacatttctctTGCTCTATTGATCAAATTTAGGCTAGGAAATTTGGAGAAACCAATCACAGTGAGCTTGATCCTTTAAGTATCCAACTAAATACATCTCATCCCTCGCTTAAGGGAGTGATTAATAATTAATGACTCATGCAAGAAAGAATACAacaaagaaaaactgaaatgtGATTTCCTTAAATATAGATGTTTTGTGTGTCATTTTTATATATCTGTTTCCATGAGTCTAAAGTTGAGTTACCGGGGCTTTGGAACTGAGGTTGTGCTGGGCCTGGTTGGTAAATAGGTGCTGCTACAAAACCTGAGAAAGATTAAagattaaaaagtatttctgaaCTGCTTGACGCATAATTCGAAAGAGGCATTATACCAACATTTTTAGGTACAATATCCACTTTCATCTCATAAATATTAAACCCATATCTTTAAAATGGTGCCAAACACACCTCGTCAATGATAAATCATTAGAATGGTTGTCATTAAAGACCCTTTCATGGTCTTTGTGCTACCATGAAATTGATATAAGACTTACCAGGGCTTGTGGTGGCCACTGGAGAATTGACATTTACTGCTGTATTTTGAGCAACAGCTGGCTGCTGCTGAACTGAGAAGTATTACAGACAGTAAAAAATCAAGATGAAAAAGAGACAGCTTTTtccaaaggaaaaagaaaaagcttaaaCTAGCCGCTAAAAATCAATTTATAGTCATAAACATATCATCAATATGGAGCCTGTATCTGATCCATGTAATTTCCTTGacaacatgttttaaaagtacatttctctTGCTCTATTGATCAAATTGAGGCTAGCAAATTTGGAGAAACCAATCACAGTGATCTTAATCCTTTAGGTATTCAACTGAATATATCTCATCCCTCGCTTAAGGGAGTGATTAATAATTAATGACTCATGCAAGAAAGAATACAACAAAGAAAACTGAAATGTGATTTCCTTAAATATAGATGTTTTGTGTGTCATTTTTATATATCTGTTTCCATGAGTCTAAAGTTGAGTTACCGGGGCTTTGGAACTGAGGTTGTGCTGGGCCTTGTTGGTAAATAGGCGCTGCTACAAAACCTGAGAAAGATTAAagattaaaaagtatttctttaCTGCTCGATGCATAATTCGAACGAGGCATTATACCAAAATTGTTAGATACAATATCCACTTTCATCTCATAAATATTAAACCCATATCTTTAACATGGTGCCAAACACAGCTTGTCAATGATAAATCATTAGAATGGTGGTCATTAAAGACCCTTTCCTGGTCTTTGTGCTACCATGAAAGTGATATAAGACTTACCAGGGCTTGTGGTGGCCACTGCAGAATTGACATTTACTGCTGTATTTTGAGCAACTGAACTGAGAAGTATTACAGACAGTTTCAAATGCTAGATTAAAGGGACAAAGCTTTTTAATCTAACAATTGAC
Coding sequences:
- the LOC130379670 gene encoding lipopolysaccharide-induced tumor necrosis factor-alpha factor homolog isoform X1, encoding MMNPAAVYPYPPGNPIGMPVYPQGVAQPPFAIPGFVAAPIYQQGPAQPQFQSPVQQQPAVAQNTAVNVNSPVATTSPGFVAAPIYQPGPAQPQFQSPVQPQPAVAQNTTVQVNAAPVQQPQQPVVQHTNICIDSGNLQGQPRGPELKNVVVVGPAAGGRPVRTKCALCEATCVTSVTYKNGALTWILCGVLAIFPIWPLCLIPFCCDSCKDVEHRCPNCQNVVHVHKRI